A single window of Oceanispirochaeta sp. M1 DNA harbors:
- a CDS encoding transporter substrate-binding domain-containing protein, with the protein MHHKNPWGIQLLFLVIIITQLSISESFGREINLNLTEEEILWIEEHPVVRLGPDPYFPPIESFDEYGSYIGMAADYIEVIENIIPIQFEIVKLPNWEKVLEQFRSRKIDMLGAAAENDSRSEYMLFTQPFIQYQTVIVVKKGDTNKLTLDDLEGKKVGVASGYITHDYLKLHYPGYDLYPVDSIQKGIELVSFGEVDVFVGFITTIIYAIEEGGYSNLSLAGKTDLNSPLAFGVRRDWPELQSILNKALAVITDEQKKSIHDNWVHIESERLISNRKFQIYALFIITGIVLVISFILIWNQSLKKKVLMKTSELQNELKQREAAEKSLKISENKYRSLVDNFPGIVYRSQLDKEMTLIYISNYIFNISGLTPSDFIERNIDVFKSIIHPDDRISVEETIDNSLFLKEPFEIIYRINHSDGSIRWVQERGQPIYSNTGELVFIDGFILDITDLRSVEEQLIQTQKMETVGTLAGGIAHDFNNILGGITSTVSLMEYTIEKKQTIEPEKLQEYIAILKQSGIRATGVVKNLLYLSRKHEMSLSTVNLNNVIKDVIKVCQYSFDKSIRLEPHYTAAPANVFADSLQLEQVILNLCVNAEHAMTIMKKDQQKWGGTLSIEIEFIENIQDFVLNIPDDQHMQFWCIKVKDEGIGISPDEKNEIFNPFYTTKEHGFGVGLGLSMSYNIIKSLKGYIELKSTPWEGTVFSVFLPFKDESKKREIQSDHSILRKGIGRVLIVEDERILGIAAEEMLQTCGYEVTLVINGIEALEYLKNHAEETDLVFLDMLMPEMSGKEIMMILKETYPDLKVLLTSGYRQDSRVLEVIDLGVKEFLQKPYTLKSLSEAVDRVINQA; encoded by the coding sequence ATGCATCATAAAAATCCTTGGGGAATCCAACTCCTTTTTCTTGTAATTATTATTACACAGCTCAGCATTTCTGAGTCTTTTGGCAGGGAAATCAATCTCAACCTGACAGAAGAGGAAATTCTGTGGATAGAAGAACATCCTGTAGTCCGTTTAGGCCCGGATCCTTACTTCCCTCCAATTGAATCATTTGATGAATACGGTTCATATATAGGTATGGCGGCAGACTACATTGAAGTCATTGAAAACATAATTCCCATACAATTTGAAATAGTCAAGCTGCCGAACTGGGAGAAGGTTCTTGAGCAATTTCGCAGCAGAAAAATTGATATGCTGGGTGCGGCAGCAGAAAATGATTCCCGTTCTGAATATATGCTCTTTACGCAACCTTTTATTCAATATCAGACTGTAATAGTTGTTAAGAAGGGCGATACAAATAAATTAACCTTAGATGATCTGGAGGGGAAAAAGGTAGGGGTTGCTTCAGGATATATCACCCATGATTATCTTAAATTACATTATCCAGGTTATGACCTTTACCCGGTCGATAGTATTCAGAAAGGGATAGAGTTGGTTTCATTTGGAGAAGTCGATGTTTTTGTCGGTTTCATTACTACCATAATCTATGCCATTGAAGAAGGCGGGTATTCCAATTTAAGCCTGGCTGGAAAAACAGACTTAAATAGTCCATTGGCATTCGGGGTCAGAAGAGACTGGCCTGAGCTGCAGAGTATATTAAACAAGGCTCTTGCTGTTATTACGGATGAGCAGAAGAAAAGTATTCATGACAACTGGGTTCATATTGAATCAGAAAGGCTTATCAGTAATCGGAAGTTTCAAATCTATGCCCTTTTTATTATTACAGGAATAGTTCTTGTAATTTCTTTTATTCTTATCTGGAATCAATCTCTTAAAAAAAAGGTTTTAATGAAAACCTCAGAGCTTCAGAATGAACTTAAACAACGTGAAGCAGCAGAAAAATCTTTAAAAATCAGTGAAAATAAATACAGATCCCTTGTCGATAATTTTCCCGGAATAGTTTATCGCTCTCAATTAGATAAAGAGATGACCCTGATCTATATCAGTAATTATATTTTCAATATCAGCGGCTTAACTCCGTCAGATTTTATTGAAAGAAACATCGATGTGTTCAAATCGATAATACACCCGGATGACCGCATCTCAGTTGAAGAGACAATTGACAACAGTCTATTTCTGAAGGAGCCATTTGAAATTATTTACCGGATCAACCATTCTGACGGTTCTATTCGATGGGTTCAGGAGAGGGGACAGCCAATTTACTCTAATACGGGGGAGCTTGTTTTTATTGATGGTTTCATTCTGGATATTACTGATTTGAGATCTGTGGAAGAGCAACTCATTCAGACCCAGAAAATGGAAACTGTCGGGACTCTCGCCGGGGGAATAGCTCATGATTTCAATAATATTCTGGGTGGGATTACTTCAACTGTATCTTTGATGGAATACACTATTGAAAAAAAACAGACTATTGAACCGGAAAAGCTGCAGGAGTATATAGCTATTCTTAAGCAAAGCGGTATCCGGGCAACAGGAGTTGTTAAAAATCTGCTGTATCTCTCCAGAAAACATGAAATGTCACTTTCTACGGTTAATCTCAATAATGTGATTAAAGATGTAATTAAGGTCTGCCAGTATTCATTTGATAAATCAATACGTCTGGAACCTCATTATACTGCTGCTCCGGCAAATGTATTTGCAGATTCCCTCCAGCTGGAACAGGTCATACTCAATCTTTGTGTGAATGCAGAGCATGCCATGACAATAATGAAAAAGGATCAGCAGAAATGGGGAGGAACACTTTCAATTGAGATCGAGTTTATTGAGAATATCCAGGACTTTGTTCTGAATATTCCGGATGATCAGCATATGCAGTTCTGGTGTATCAAGGTAAAGGATGAAGGGATTGGCATCAGCCCTGATGAAAAAAATGAAATATTCAATCCCTTTTATACGACCAAGGAGCATGGTTTTGGAGTGGGCCTGGGTCTGTCCATGTCCTACAATATCATCAAGTCCCTTAAAGGGTACATTGAGCTTAAATCTACCCCCTGGGAAGGGACCGTTTTTTCAGTTTTTCTGCCGTTTAAGGATGAATCTAAAAAAAGAGAGATTCAATCAGATCATTCAATCCTGCGTAAAGGAATAGGACGAGTTCTTATTGTCGAGGATGAAAGAATACTGGGAATTGCAGCAGAAGAGATGCTGCAAACATGCGGATATGAAGTGACACTTGTGATTAACGGCATTGAAGCTTTGGAATATCTCAAGAATCATGCAGAGGAAACTGATTTGGTATTTCTTGATATGCTTATGCCTGAAATGTCGGGTAAGGAAATTATGATGATTCTAAAGGAAACATATCCTGATCTCAAAGTACTTTTAACTTCAGGATATCGTCAGGACAGCAGAGTATTGGAAGTTATTGATCTGGGAGTAAAAGAATTTCTTCAGAAACCTTATACACTGAAAAGTCTTTCAGAAGCAGTGGACAGGGTTATAAATCAGGCTTAG
- a CDS encoding methyl-accepting chemotaxis protein: MNFHSIKIKLPALITLIVILLFAINGIITFSRFTKTLIDTTYAQAEARLNATINDVEGYLQEKMIIPEVLAQDSNIRQFMEDTTQRSYYLTPPPLSEAEEKRQFDELPTDIRQLAATIPEADENTIRDPELMKRYKDVIQTTDNITTNDDALLLTYLSVEQTQEFYTNPESWSGRKSYYLRNRGWYMKTINSSGTVLTAPYIDGITGELVVTAATPVTEAGKLLGATAIDLSISTIQELIGTLKLDVESEAYLSDSDGLIIAHPDDDLIMEVSIGSSDLFPSELKNALEDIASGTVTRIEYSMDGKDYVLFTDRIKQTGWISFLLVNKGEILQPIRDQLVIFIIVSIITVLLLSVMIILILSRMLKPIDEAVYLSQSISKGDLTVMPNEIYLNSKDEFGDLTKALNQMIISLRSIAGNIKESAEDLTVSSDQVNISSQQIAEGATEQASSSEEVSASMEEMNSVIMQNADNSQQTVVIAMKNSQDAGTNSESMNSAVETMKEIVEKISIIEEIARQTDLLALNAAIEAARAGEHGKGFAVVASEVRKLAERSKSAAKSIMELSSRTMENAGKSSSLLSNLVFEINKTTDLIKEISVASIEQKSGASQINQALLELDKVIQLNASSSEELSATALQLSQSAKGMLGIINYFQVNKDEKKLLSDNTQDMEN; this comes from the coding sequence ATGAATTTTCATTCAATTAAAATTAAATTACCTGCCCTGATAACTCTGATTGTTATTCTGTTGTTTGCAATTAACGGAATAATTACATTCTCAAGATTTACGAAAACATTGATAGATACAACCTATGCTCAGGCTGAAGCCAGGTTGAATGCAACAATAAATGATGTAGAGGGATATCTTCAGGAGAAAATGATTATACCCGAAGTATTGGCTCAGGATTCTAATATTCGACAATTTATGGAAGACACTACTCAAAGGTCCTACTATCTTACACCACCGCCTTTGTCTGAAGCAGAAGAAAAGAGACAGTTTGATGAGTTGCCCACAGATATCAGGCAGCTGGCGGCGACTATTCCGGAGGCCGATGAAAACACGATAAGAGATCCGGAGCTTATGAAACGGTATAAAGATGTTATTCAGACCACGGATAATATTACGACTAACGATGATGCACTGCTTCTTACTTATTTATCGGTGGAGCAAACCCAGGAGTTTTATACAAATCCTGAATCCTGGTCCGGTAGAAAATCATATTATCTCAGGAATAGAGGCTGGTATATGAAAACAATCAACTCCAGTGGAACAGTATTAACCGCACCCTATATAGACGGTATTACAGGAGAACTTGTTGTCACTGCTGCAACTCCGGTTACTGAAGCCGGAAAGCTCCTGGGAGCCACTGCAATCGACCTGTCAATTTCGACAATACAGGAACTCATCGGAACTCTTAAACTGGATGTGGAGAGTGAAGCCTACCTTTCAGACAGCGATGGATTGATTATAGCTCATCCCGATGATGACCTGATTATGGAAGTAAGCATTGGTTCAAGTGATTTATTTCCGTCAGAATTAAAGAATGCCCTCGAAGATATCGCCTCGGGTACTGTAACAAGGATCGAATACAGTATGGATGGTAAGGATTATGTCCTTTTCACAGACAGAATCAAACAAACCGGATGGATTAGTTTTCTGCTTGTAAATAAAGGAGAAATCCTTCAGCCTATCAGAGATCAATTGGTAATATTTATTATTGTTTCAATTATTACAGTACTTCTCTTAAGTGTCATGATTATCTTGATTCTTTCACGTATGCTCAAGCCGATAGATGAGGCTGTTTATCTCAGTCAGTCAATCAGTAAGGGTGATCTTACTGTAATGCCCAATGAAATTTATCTGAACAGTAAAGATGAATTTGGAGATCTGACAAAGGCCCTCAATCAAATGATCATTTCCTTAAGATCAATAGCGGGAAATATCAAGGAATCAGCAGAAGATCTGACAGTGAGCAGTGATCAGGTTAATATATCTTCACAGCAGATTGCTGAGGGAGCAACTGAACAGGCCAGCTCATCAGAAGAGGTTTCAGCCTCCATGGAAGAGATGAACTCTGTAATAATGCAGAATGCTGATAATTCACAACAGACAGTAGTAATTGCCATGAAGAATTCTCAGGATGCCGGAACAAACAGTGAATCCATGAATAGTGCCGTCGAAACTATGAAGGAAATTGTAGAGAAAATATCCATCATTGAGGAAATCGCCAGGCAGACAGACTTACTTGCTCTTAATGCAGCTATAGAAGCTGCCAGAGCCGGCGAACACGGTAAAGGGTTTGCCGTTGTCGCATCGGAAGTCAGAAAACTTGCAGAAAGAAGTAAATCCGCGGCGAAAAGTATAATGGAACTATCTTCCCGCACAATGGAAAATGCCGGAAAAAGCAGCAGTCTACTCAGTAATCTCGTGTTTGAGATTAATAAAACTACAGATTTGATTAAAGAAATAAGTGTGGCGAGTATTGAACAGAAATCCGGAGCTTCACAGATTAATCAGGCCCTTTTGGAACTGGATAAAGTTATACAGCTGAATGCTTCATCATCAGAAGAGCTCTCTGCCACTGCGCTGCAGCTATCTCAGTCCGCTAAAGGGATGCTGGGTATAATCAACTATTTTCAGGTTAACAAGGATGAGAAAAAACTTCTCTCTGATAATACTCAGGACATGGAGAATTGA
- the ettA gene encoding energy-dependent translational throttle protein EttA, with product MSDDKKVIYSMVGVSKSHNQKIILKDIYLSYFYGAKIGVLGLNGSGKSTLLRILAGVDQEITGETVLSDGFTIGYLEQEPQLDPEKTVREIVEEGAQETVDLLKEYDDINAKFSEPMSDDEMTALLDKQGKIQDRLEALDGWELDSRLELAMDALRCPPEDAKTGLLSGGEKRRVALCRLLLKKPDILLLDEPTNHLDAESVAWLEHHLQRYEGTIIAVTHDRYFLDNVAGWILELDRGQGIPWKGNYSSWLDQKQKRMLQEEKKESQRQKTLKRELEWIQMGTKGRHTKSKARINSYEQLLNQDNDAATNDLQLFIPPGPRLGSVVIDAENISKGFGERLLYENLSFKLPPGGIIGIIGANGAGKTTLFKMITGEDKPDSGSIRLGETAKLAYVEQTRANLDPEKSVWEQISDGLDIIKLGKREMNSRAFVSQFNFLGSDQQKKVGVLSGGERNRINLAMMLKEEANVLLLDEPTNDLDINTIRALEDGLLNFAGCAVVISHDRWFLDRIATHILAFEGDSNAYWFEGNFSEYEENKKKRLGIDADQPHRIKYRNLTRD from the coding sequence ATGTCAGACGATAAAAAAGTCATTTACTCCATGGTGGGAGTCAGCAAGAGTCATAATCAGAAGATAATTCTTAAAGATATCTATCTTTCCTACTTTTATGGAGCCAAAATCGGGGTTCTCGGTCTCAACGGTTCAGGTAAGAGTACTCTCCTCCGTATTCTGGCGGGTGTAGATCAGGAGATTACAGGTGAAACTGTACTTTCCGATGGATTCACAATCGGCTACCTGGAACAGGAGCCTCAGCTGGATCCCGAAAAAACAGTCCGTGAAATTGTTGAAGAGGGAGCACAGGAAACTGTAGACCTCTTAAAAGAATATGATGATATCAATGCCAAATTTTCAGAGCCTATGAGCGATGACGAGATGACCGCACTTCTTGATAAACAGGGGAAAATTCAGGACCGCCTGGAAGCCCTGGACGGATGGGAGCTGGATTCCCGTCTTGAGCTGGCCATGGATGCACTGCGCTGTCCTCCCGAGGATGCAAAAACAGGACTTTTGTCGGGTGGAGAAAAAAGAAGAGTAGCTCTGTGCCGCCTCCTCCTTAAAAAACCCGATATTCTATTGCTGGATGAGCCCACAAACCACCTGGACGCAGAATCTGTTGCCTGGCTGGAACATCATCTGCAGCGTTATGAAGGGACTATTATAGCCGTTACCCATGACCGTTACTTCCTGGATAATGTGGCCGGCTGGATTCTGGAACTGGACAGAGGACAGGGAATCCCCTGGAAGGGTAATTACTCTTCATGGTTGGATCAGAAACAGAAACGTATGCTCCAGGAAGAGAAAAAGGAAAGCCAAAGACAGAAAACTCTGAAAAGGGAACTGGAATGGATTCAGATGGGAACTAAAGGACGTCATACCAAGTCTAAGGCCCGTATAAACTCATATGAACAGCTCCTTAATCAGGACAACGATGCAGCGACCAATGATCTGCAGCTCTTTATTCCTCCCGGGCCCAGACTGGGAAGTGTTGTTATTGATGCAGAAAATATCAGTAAGGGCTTTGGAGAAAGACTTCTCTATGAGAATCTCAGCTTCAAACTCCCTCCAGGGGGTATTATTGGTATCATCGGTGCAAACGGTGCCGGTAAAACAACCCTGTTTAAAATGATCACAGGTGAGGACAAACCGGATTCCGGAAGCATCCGACTCGGTGAAACAGCAAAACTTGCCTATGTGGAGCAGACCAGAGCCAATCTGGACCCGGAAAAGTCGGTATGGGAACAGATATCTGATGGTCTGGATATCATCAAACTGGGAAAAAGAGAGATGAACTCACGTGCTTTTGTCAGCCAGTTCAACTTTCTGGGTTCGGACCAGCAGAAAAAGGTCGGTGTGCTGTCCGGTGGTGAAAGAAACAGAATAAACCTGGCCATGATGCTCAAGGAAGAGGCCAATGTCCTCCTTCTGGATGAGCCTACCAATGACCTTGATATAAATACAATCCGGGCCCTGGAAGACGGTCTTCTGAACTTTGCGGGCTGCGCCGTCGTCATCAGCCATGACCGCTGGTTCCTGGATAGAATTGCCACCCATATTCTAGCCTTTGAGGGCGACAGTAATGCCTACTGGTTTGAAGGTAACTTCTCTGAATATGAGGAGAACAAAAAGAAGCGTCTTGGAATAGATGCGGATCAGCCTCACCGGATCAAGTACAGGAACCTGACCAGAGACTGA
- a CDS encoding tetratricopeptide repeat protein — protein MKRIFVLIFIALLCLPVLLSADDTYIDYLEGVLEVQISGSWEEIGIGDEVALTAKLKLSDDGYAELLVGDAVVSLTRDGTYNVQDLVKGSSSVQTASLDLKKKLTLSTGHEKWQHEATMGVRGAEASTSDGTGMEDAYTYLEAGMESMAEGDFEEALINFEEGWDFFEDQNCLLFTAICYEQLGQKRSYLKMLQDVELDYLETEYQGTYAVRMGDLLIRSLDYNDAVTVLNSVDSDSLSTEEAQQLNYLMGTAFLGSGDKQKAKTSFQKAKDIAPASELGLQAAETLSSL, from the coding sequence ATGAAGAGGATCTTTGTACTAATATTTATTGCACTACTCTGTCTGCCGGTTTTGTTGAGTGCTGACGATACATATATTGATTATCTGGAAGGAGTTCTGGAGGTTCAGATCTCAGGTTCCTGGGAAGAGATCGGTATAGGTGATGAAGTTGCATTAACTGCAAAACTGAAACTATCGGATGACGGATATGCGGAACTACTGGTTGGTGATGCTGTTGTCTCTCTCACAAGAGACGGAACCTATAATGTTCAGGATCTGGTTAAGGGAAGTTCTTCTGTACAGACCGCAAGCCTTGACTTGAAAAAGAAACTGACTTTAAGTACTGGTCATGAAAAATGGCAGCATGAAGCGACCATGGGTGTGCGTGGTGCAGAAGCATCTACATCAGACGGTACAGGTATGGAAGATGCCTACACCTATCTGGAAGCCGGAATGGAATCCATGGCTGAGGGTGACTTTGAAGAGGCACTTATAAATTTTGAAGAGGGCTGGGACTTTTTTGAAGATCAGAACTGTCTGCTCTTTACCGCAATCTGCTATGAACAGCTTGGACAGAAAAGATCTTATTTAAAGATGCTTCAGGATGTAGAGCTGGATTATCTTGAGACCGAGTATCAGGGTACCTATGCTGTAAGAATGGGCGATCTTCTGATCCGCTCACTGGATTATAATGATGCGGTTACTGTACTGAATAGTGTTGATTCAGATTCACTTAGTACTGAGGAAGCACAGCAGCTTAACTACCTCATGGGTACAGCATTTCTTGGTAGTGGAGATAAGCAGAAAGCAAAGACATCCTTTCAGAAGGCTAAGGATATTGCTCCTGCATCCGAACTGGGACTTCAGGCTGCTGAGACTCTATCTTCTCTCTGA
- a CDS encoding polysaccharide deacetylase family protein has translation MISNFRKISIILYILLAGTVVPVSARTGGNLYRIMMDGEGNPVRLIFVRSLKEKNPESFLIERLGYDSPVVSENRYSTVFYDRRRSGEIPVLCFHRIGEDSRYELSLNRVHHLMAALKSKGYYPMSDRDFAAGDFSVIPSGMKPFVIGADDAGATQILWDEQTMSVYDSGGNPGNWSLEPDCLASIFTRYFPKSGNHYNFTFYMSFDAIPFRQLGGQSNPGFPYEGINVVRDKIRYAQKEFYLGHHSLTHTFREEMSGEQLFQEIKETDRIISSYLGYPVKLQTLAYPYGSGRFTPEERRELMQAIDDERFPQIAYDLDGSFSLTPWSNGFQVWNISRFSVENSSFDLLIKRLSSPYIYQSRRVLLIRSTDKNLKLESYHLDLGGDDIVYVYIP, from the coding sequence TTGATCAGTAATTTTAGAAAAATCTCAATTATTTTATATATTCTGCTTGCGGGAACAGTGGTTCCCGTAAGTGCCCGTACCGGGGGAAATCTCTACCGGATCATGATGGACGGTGAGGGCAATCCTGTGCGCCTTATTTTTGTCCGTTCTCTCAAAGAAAAGAATCCTGAGTCATTTTTAATTGAAAGACTGGGCTACGATTCCCCTGTTGTAAGCGAAAACAGATACAGTACAGTATTCTATGACAGACGGCGAAGCGGTGAAATCCCTGTGCTGTGTTTTCACCGAATTGGAGAGGATTCAAGGTATGAACTGAGTCTCAACAGGGTTCATCATCTAATGGCCGCTTTAAAATCCAAAGGGTATTATCCCATGTCTGACAGGGATTTTGCAGCTGGAGACTTTTCTGTCATCCCCTCGGGAATGAAACCCTTTGTAATCGGTGCCGATGATGCGGGAGCAACACAGATCCTCTGGGATGAACAGACCATGTCTGTCTATGACTCGGGAGGGAATCCTGGAAACTGGTCACTTGAGCCGGACTGTCTGGCATCCATCTTTACCCGTTATTTTCCCAAATCAGGGAATCATTACAACTTTACTTTTTATATGTCCTTTGATGCTATTCCTTTCAGGCAGCTTGGAGGTCAGTCAAATCCGGGTTTCCCCTACGAAGGTATCAATGTGGTCCGTGACAAGATCCGATACGCTCAGAAGGAATTTTATCTGGGACATCACAGCCTGACACATACTTTTCGGGAAGAGATGTCGGGTGAGCAGCTTTTTCAGGAGATTAAAGAGACCGACAGGATTATCAGTTCCTATCTGGGATATCCGGTAAAGCTGCAGACCCTTGCCTATCCTTACGGTTCCGGACGGTTTACACCAGAAGAGCGGAGAGAGTTGATGCAGGCCATTGATGATGAACGTTTTCCTCAAATTGCCTATGATCTGGATGGAAGTTTCTCTCTGACTCCCTGGTCAAATGGATTCCAAGTCTGGAATATCAGCCGTTTTTCCGTGGAGAACAGCAGTTTTGATCTCCTAATAAAGCGGCTTTCATCTCCCTATATCTATCAGAGCCGAAGGGTTCTGCTCATTCGTTCTACAGATAAAAATCTGAAACTGGAAAGTTATCATCTTGATCTTGGAGGGGATGACATAGTCTATGTGTACATTCCATAA
- the ispH gene encoding 4-hydroxy-3-methylbut-2-enyl diphosphate reductase has translation MSKIKKIIRADEMGFCLGVRRAVGTLEDAVNFDDSRVYTLGPIIHNPQVVADFAARGVKTVESPDEVPSDCRVIIRAHGIPLQIKEELKLQGSRIMDGTCPKVIASQKTVRKYASLGYHTVIVGDADHGEIRGLAGYADNPIVISSPEEAEKLKLSGQVMVISQTTIKQDEYDKVCAVLQRNCDELKIVESICSATSKRQASLVDLCGRVDACLIIGGRDSANTQRLYMTAHETGIPCWHIQDVSEIPDEVGGFETIGLSAGASTPDSVILEVERRLQSM, from the coding sequence ATGAGTAAAATTAAAAAAATAATCAGAGCAGATGAGATGGGTTTCTGTCTGGGAGTCCGCAGAGCCGTGGGAACTCTTGAAGATGCAGTAAACTTTGATGATTCCAGGGTATATACCCTGGGTCCTATAATCCATAACCCCCAGGTGGTGGCCGACTTTGCCGCAAGGGGTGTGAAGACTGTCGAGTCTCCCGATGAAGTCCCCTCGGACTGCCGGGTTATTATCAGGGCCCATGGTATTCCTCTACAGATAAAAGAGGAACTAAAACTTCAGGGCAGCAGAATCATGGACGGAACATGCCCCAAGGTTATCGCCTCTCAGAAAACTGTCAGAAAATATGCCTCTCTGGGCTACCATACTGTCATTGTTGGAGATGCAGATCATGGAGAAATTCGCGGTCTTGCAGGCTATGCGGATAATCCAATTGTGATCAGTTCACCAGAAGAAGCCGAAAAGCTGAAACTCTCTGGACAGGTCATGGTGATCAGCCAGACTACGATTAAGCAGGATGAATACGATAAAGTCTGTGCAGTGCTGCAGAGAAACTGTGATGAACTGAAGATTGTTGAGAGTATCTGTTCCGCCACCAGCAAAAGGCAGGCATCCCTTGTGGATCTCTGCGGCAGAGTGGATGCCTGTCTGATTATCGGAGGCAGGGATTCGGCCAATACTCAGCGCCTTTATATGACTGCCCATGAGACGGGTATACCCTGCTGGCATATTCAGGATGTTTCGGAAATACCCGATGAAGTTGGCGGCTTTGAAACCATCGGACTCAGTGCAGGAGCCTCTACTCCCGATTCTGTTATCCTTGAAGTGGAACGCCGTCTGCAGTCAATGTAA
- a CDS encoding ATP-binding cassette domain-containing protein has protein sequence MKESPVISIKEKHLPGYPGRGSGPLVNWEWKPGESWVILGDNGSGKTHFSELLATEMDGSVEKVSFEELEELLEEQIRLDDSEAMGKIDTGTPLYRYLGLESPDELPENAPPMPRGLEKLMEMGLRVLSTGEIRKTLIYKAMLRRPQLLILDEPFDGLDRASVLQLQEMLNQIIKEGWPLLMILNRKSEILDMHSHIGVFRDFSLIFKGCRSEWEEFETRDAASGERNNSPIPPAPAGASRSNEALLVEIRNTTVRYGEKTILDGINWEVKKGEHWKITGPNGAGKSTLLNLITGDQPQAYANDISLFGRKKGSGESIWEIKEKLGIISPALQLSYRVSLTARMCIISGLYDSIGVYKNIHPREKALADSWLRRIGMFEKAESPFGRLSYGEQRLLLIARGLIKHPPLLILDEPCQGLDDRNREQVLELLGNFAGESESTLLYVTHHEEDRIPHIDRHLQFCPGNEKESSFTLTADGVPLQG, from the coding sequence ATGAAAGAATCACCTGTTATAAGCATAAAAGAAAAACATCTACCCGGATATCCCGGAAGAGGCAGCGGTCCTCTTGTGAACTGGGAATGGAAACCCGGAGAATCCTGGGTGATTCTGGGTGATAACGGCTCTGGAAAGACCCATTTTTCCGAACTTCTGGCCACCGAAATGGATGGATCAGTTGAAAAAGTATCCTTTGAGGAGCTTGAGGAGCTGCTGGAAGAACAGATCAGGCTTGATGATTCTGAAGCTATGGGAAAGATCGATACAGGAACACCCTTATACCGCTACCTGGGGCTGGAGTCTCCCGATGAGCTTCCGGAAAATGCTCCCCCCATGCCAAGGGGACTGGAAAAACTAATGGAAATGGGACTCAGGGTCCTCTCCACAGGTGAAATCAGAAAAACTCTGATCTATAAAGCCATGTTACGCCGCCCGCAGCTTCTAATCCTGGATGAACCCTTTGACGGTCTGGACAGAGCTTCGGTCCTGCAGCTTCAGGAGATGCTGAATCAGATTATAAAAGAGGGCTGGCCCCTGTTGATGATACTCAACAGAAAGAGCGAAATACTTGATATGCACAGCCATATAGGAGTCTTCAGAGATTTTTCCCTTATCTTCAAGGGCTGCCGCTCAGAATGGGAAGAGTTTGAAACCCGTGATGCAGCATCTGGAGAAAGAAATAACAGCCCCATACCTCCTGCCCCTGCAGGGGCCAGCCGCAGCAATGAAGCGCTGCTGGTGGAGATCCGAAATACCACTGTTCGCTACGGTGAAAAGACCATACTGGACGGGATCAACTGGGAAGTAAAAAAGGGGGAACACTGGAAGATCACCGGCCCCAACGGCGCGGGGAAGTCCACCCTTCTCAACCTGATAACAGGCGACCAGCCCCAGGCCTATGCCAATGATATCAGTCTGTTTGGACGGAAAAAAGGGAGCGGTGAATCTATCTGGGAAATCAAGGAAAAACTGGGAATCATCTCCCCTGCCCTGCAGCTGAGTTACAGAGTCAGCCTCACTGCCCGCATGTGTATTATTTCGGGGCTCTATGACAGCATCGGTGTTTATAAGAATATCCATCCCCGAGAGAAGGCTCTGGCTGATTCCTGGCTGCGCAGAATAGGCATGTTTGAGAAGGCTGAAAGCCCATTCGGACGTCTGTCATACGGAGAACAGAGACTGCTTCTGATTGCAAGGGGGCTGATTAAACACCCCCCTCTTCTGATTCTGGATGAACCCTGCCAGGGACTGGATGATAGAAACAGGGAACAGGTTCTGGAACTTCTCGGTAATTTTGCAGGAGAGTCGGAATCGACCCTCCTTTATGTGACCCATCATGAAGAGGATAGAATCCCCCATATCGACAGGCATCTGCAGTTCTGTCCGGGGAATGAAAAGGAGAGCAGTTTTACATTGACTGCAGACGGCGTTCCACTTCAAGGATAA